A region from the Danaus plexippus chromosome 26, MEX_DaPlex, whole genome shotgun sequence genome encodes:
- the LOC116774531 gene encoding uncharacterized protein LOC116774531, translated as MVVHKIIIIWVAVIAVNVRENESHIFHKKLLKDCTCFPKDSQQPRVSELAAKYGRYERRVVYLFKHQDSGIVSIYVPNQEKQDKFPDLTVGKTDKYGFPSRYNILDIFKNPVSLSPSLISPKPEKLQNKTILEPSQHKKHEKKTENESKLKNSTGQQDPIPDTNQHVSPDNGQLVELPHHVIIPGDEEHNHDGQNVQKPHYYIVPGDQEHTHDGQNVQKPHYYIVPGDQEHTHDGQNVQKPLYIIVPGDQEHTHDGQNVQKPHYHIVPADQEHIHDGQNEQKPHYHIVPADQEHTHDGQNVQKPHYHIVPGDQEHIHDGQSEQKPHYHIVPADQEHTHDGQNVQKPHYHIVPADQEHTHDGQNVQKPHYHIVPGDQEHIHDGQSEQKPHYHIVPGDQEHTDHEKGLEPNKKVHLNLTIVEEPELISSNPTKKNIEIDIAKDVLQKPSQNDDKIIGDNNSDILNILLDDKRNVKLPPPKDIQIPISPKFNKWLIEQIKIVDNDVLGLKLPNDVEVQRFKYLLINLITKSGFRLTELGDLMDANGRVLKISNLKLKRVMISDPAVYKHIMSNYKCIIPHDIPYLEAVFVGLIRPPKILGVIPLRMTLLPKCNGNRCNHNSRCNPATGKVSPIDLKQTTELNNVPAIEKNLNEPAILSSKEESRSHTEPELTLNLNPEDLEAVFGEYSDQTANEENVEEYNSIDGSDDDEEVIFPKIVGGNAATSSGTPVSSRGRSGYNDPWVYR; from the exons atggTGGTCCATAAG ATCATAATCATTTGGGTCGCTGTCATCGCTGTTAACGTAAG AGAAAACGAATCacacatttttcataaaaaattgcttaaaGATTGCACCTGCTTCCCAAAAGACAGTCAGCAACCGCGCGTCTCAGAGTTAGCTGCGAAATATGGCAGATATGAGAGAAGAGTGGTTTATCTATTCAAACATCAGGATTCAGGAATTGTTTCCATTTATGTACCAAATCAAGAGAAACAGGACAAGTTTCCGGATTTAACGGTTGGAAAAACAGACAAATACGGTTTTCCCAGCCGATACAATATACTTGACATTTTCAAAAATCCAGTAAGTTTGTCACCATCACTTATATCACCGAAACCAGAAAAACTacagaataaaacaatactcGAACCGTCACAACACAAAAAACATGAAAAGAAAACAGAAAATGAATCCAAACTTAAAAACTCAACTGGTCAACAAGATCCCATACCTGATACTAATCAACATGTATCCCCTGATAATGGTCAACTTGTAGAACTACCTCACCATGTTATTATACCGGGTGACGAAGAACATAACCATGATGGccaaaatgtacaaaaaccTCACTACTATATTGTACCAGGTGACCAAGAACATACCCATGATGGccaaaatgtacaaaaaccTCACTACTATATTGTACCAGGTGACCAAGAACATACCCATGATGGccaaaatgtacaaaaaccTCTCTACATTATTGTACCAGGTGACCAAGAACATACCCATGATGGccaaaatgtacaaaaaccTCACTACCATATTGTACCAGCTGACCAAGAACATATCCATGATGGCCAAAATGAACAAAAACCTCACTACCATATTGTACCAGCTGACCAAGAACATACCCATGATGGccaaaatgtacaaaaaccTCACTACCATATTGTACCAGGTGACCAAGAACATATCCATGATGGCCAAAGTGAACAAAAACCTCACTACCATATTGTACCAGCTGACCAAGAACATACCCATGATGGccaaaatgtacaaaaaccTCACTACCATATTGTACCAGCTGACCAAGAACATACCCATGATGGccaaaatgtacaaaaaccTCACTACCATATTGTACCAGGTGACCAAGAACATATCCATGATGGCCAAAGTGAACAAAAACCTCACTACCATATTGTACCAGGTGACCAAGAACATACAGATCATGAAAAAGGGTTGGAACCAAATAAAAAGGTTCATTTGAACTTAACTATTGTTGAGGAACCAGAGCTAATCTCATCAAATCCtacgaagaaaaatattgaaattgataTAGCTAAAGATGTGCTTCAAAAACCATCTCAAAATGATGACAAAATTATAGGAGATAACAACTCAGATATCctgaacattttattagatGACAAAAGGAATGTGAAGCTTCCACCACCAAAAGACATACAAATACCAATCAGCcctaaatttaataagtgGCTGattgaacaaattaaaattgtggATAATGATGTCCTCGGACTAAAGCTACCCAATGACGTAGAGGTGCAAAGATTTAAATACCTACTCATCAATCTCATAACTAAGAGTGGTTTTCGCCTGACTGAGCTCGGAGACTTAATGGATGCCAACGGTCGCGTGTTGAAGATTTCGAACTTAAAACTGAAAAGAGTTATGATAAGTGACCCAGCGGTTTACAAACATATCATGtcgaattataaatgtataatccCTCATGATATTCCGTATTTAGAAGCTGTTTTCGTTGGTTTAATCCGCCCGCCAAAGATCCTAGGTGTGATACCATTAAGAATGACTCTACTGCCAAAATGCAACGGAAATCGATGCAACCATAACAGTCGGTGTAACCCAGCTACTGGCAAAGTTAGCCCTATCGACCTGAAACAAACTACCGAACTTAATAATGTACCTGCAAtagaaaagaatttaaatgaaccAGCAATATTATCGTCCAAAGAAGAATCCAGAAGTCACACTGAACCAGAGCTGACCTTAAACCTAAACCCGGAGGATCTCGAGGCGGTTTTTGGAGAATATTCAGATCAGACGGCCAATGAAGAGAATGTCGaagaatataatagtattgatGGCAGTGATGATGATGAGGAAGTGATATTCCCAAAGATTGTTGGTGGCAACGCGGCCACTAGTAGCGGGACACCGGTCAGCAGCCGAGGACGATCAGGTTATAACGACCCATGGGTATATCGCTAG